The Leptolyngbya sp. 'hensonii' genomic interval TTTTTCCCAGGGCTATCGCCAGTCTAACTACAGTGCGATCGTCCTTCGCCATCAAGACGCCACCTTGGGCCTAGTAGTGGATCAAGTAGGGCAAATGCTCTGGTGTAGTCCGGAACAGATTCAACCTCTGGCCCCTGGCCAGCTTGCGCCTGCCCTCTCCCACTGCGCTCAAGGATACTGGCTGGATAGTCAGGGCATCCCGTTCCTGATCTTGAAGGGGGATGCGATCGTGGAGCAACTGTAATGGTCTAAGCCCTCCCAATGGGTCTGGCCCTACTTCCATCGCACAGGTTCCCCGCGCTTCAACCCCTGATCAAATTCTCTTTGGCAGTCTGGATAGGCTTTCCAGGCTCCCAAATTGTTGTGTCAGTACAATCGATCCCTCTCATCCCGATGCGGCATTGTCTGCAATGTCCCTGCCACCCTTATAAAATCTGTCAAAGGAAATTGCCATGTTATTGAACGATCGGAGTTCCAGTTCCGCTCCAGCCAACCCTTCCCAGGGAATGCCAACCGCAGACCGTTCCGTCAACGGTTCTGTCAACGGCTCTA includes:
- a CDS encoding chemotaxis protein CheW — its product is MAPILSPQSKTQQFLSFRLLPNTQAMVSTEQLTEVLSLSLAQIVPIPDVPPQVMGVCNWRGEVLWLVDLGYLLGFTPLFSQGYRQSNYSAIVLRHQDATLGLVVDQVGQMLWCSPEQIQPLAPGQLAPALSHCAQGYWLDSQGIPFLILKGDAIVEQL